The following proteins are co-located in the Deltaproteobacteria bacterium genome:
- a CDS encoding thiamine pyrophosphate-dependent enzyme, with protein MMKRDEMLKVLARHRTDEIVVAVYKAAQDWIHIAPSDLNYTFTGAMGQGSSHALGLALGRPDKRVVVLDGDGSLLMNLGTLVTIANAAPKNFVHCVCENGTYETNGAVPIPRHDGFTFTGVAREAGYVNTYTIDNLEDWDRNLDAILKEDGPIMVDLKVEPGEDYPENFPRLYNTEYRDRFAKALAES; from the coding sequence ATGATGAAACGCGACGAAATGCTCAAGGTTCTGGCGCGCCACCGCACCGACGAGATCGTGGTGGCGGTCTACAAGGCGGCGCAGGATTGGATCCACATCGCGCCGTCGGACCTCAACTACACCTTCACCGGCGCCATGGGACAGGGCTCGTCCCACGCCCTGGGCCTGGCCCTCGGACGGCCCGACAAGCGCGTGGTGGTGCTGGACGGCGACGGCAGCCTGCTCATGAACCTGGGCACCCTGGTCACCATCGCCAACGCCGCGCCCAAGAACTTCGTGCACTGCGTGTGCGAGAACGGCACCTACGAGACCAACGGCGCCGTGCCCATCCCGCGCCACGACGGCTTCACCTTCACCGGCGTCGCCCGCGAGGCCGGCTACGTCAACACCTACACCATCGACAACCTGGAAGACTGGGACCGGAACCTCGACGCCATCCTCAAGGAGGACGGCCCCATCATGGTGGACCTCAAGGTGGAGCCGGGCGAAGACTACCCGGAAAACTTCCCGCGCCTCTACAACACCGAGTACCGCGACCGCTTCGCCAAGGCGCTGGCCGAGTCGTAA